In Acidobacteriota bacterium, one genomic interval encodes:
- the thrS gene encoding threonine--tRNA ligase: MAGEQVQVTLPDGKARSYPRGVPLTDVVRSIGPGLARDAVAAVVDDEILDLGRKLDHDAKLRVLTAKDPEALDVLRHSTAHLTAHAVKDLFPEVQIGIGPVTEGGYYYDFLRPEPFTPEDLERIESRMRQIVDSDLPIERIEGPKSEALKIFEGQHDALKVELVTEKGGDVVSCYRQGEFVDFCLGPHVPSTGKIKAFKLLSVAGAYWKGDQRNAQLQRIYGISFFKQEDLDAYLKTREEADKRDHRKLGRSLDLFSFHPEAPASPFFHPKGAMVYNALVDHVRGLYAEYGYQEVITPQVFELSLFERSGHLANYRENMFMVQAGEHQYAIKPMNCPGHTVMYRTERRSYRDLPLRLADFGRLHRFELSGVTAGLFRVRSFSQDDAHVFCTPEQIYQEVFSVTKMILDLYRTFGFEKVGIFLSTKPAKAQGAEDVWERAEAMLRKALADQKLDYTVDEGGGSFYGPKIDFSVTDALGRGWQLGTIQLDFTLPEKFDLKYAAADGSEARPVMIHRAVFGSLERFIGVIVEHFGGAFPVWLAPVQVALLPVTERANAYAAEIAAKIRGKGFRAEIDGTNEKIGAKIRTAQLNKVPFMLILGDREAAGATVSVRSRSEGDRGAAPLDDFVALLSEAVRTKALKP; this comes from the coding sequence ATGGCCGGAGAACAGGTGCAGGTCACGCTCCCTGACGGGAAGGCGCGGAGCTATCCGCGCGGCGTCCCCCTCACCGACGTCGTCCGATCGATCGGACCCGGACTGGCGCGCGACGCCGTCGCCGCCGTCGTCGACGACGAGATCCTCGACCTCGGCCGCAAGCTCGATCACGACGCGAAGCTCCGGGTGCTGACCGCGAAGGACCCCGAGGCGCTTGACGTGCTCAGGCACTCGACGGCCCACCTGACGGCGCACGCCGTCAAGGACCTCTTCCCCGAGGTGCAGATCGGCATCGGCCCCGTCACGGAGGGGGGCTACTACTACGACTTCCTCCGCCCCGAGCCCTTCACCCCCGAGGACCTCGAGAGGATCGAGAGCCGGATGCGCCAGATCGTGGACTCCGATCTTCCGATCGAGCGCATCGAGGGGCCGAAGTCCGAGGCGCTGAAGATCTTCGAGGGGCAGCACGACGCGCTCAAGGTCGAGCTGGTCACGGAGAAGGGCGGCGACGTCGTCTCGTGCTACCGCCAGGGTGAGTTCGTCGACTTCTGCCTCGGGCCGCACGTGCCGAGCACGGGGAAGATCAAGGCCTTCAAGCTCCTCTCCGTCGCGGGGGCCTACTGGAAGGGGGACCAGCGCAACGCGCAGCTCCAGCGGATCTACGGCATCTCCTTCTTCAAGCAGGAGGACCTCGACGCGTACCTGAAGACGCGCGAGGAGGCCGACAAGCGCGATCACCGCAAGCTCGGCCGCTCGCTCGATCTGTTCTCGTTCCATCCCGAGGCGCCGGCGAGCCCCTTCTTCCACCCGAAGGGGGCGATGGTCTACAACGCGCTCGTCGATCACGTGCGCGGCCTTTACGCGGAGTACGGCTACCAGGAGGTCATCACCCCGCAGGTCTTCGAGCTGTCGCTCTTCGAGCGCTCGGGGCATCTCGCGAACTACCGCGAGAACATGTTCATGGTCCAGGCGGGAGAGCACCAGTACGCCATCAAGCCGATGAACTGCCCCGGCCACACGGTGATGTACCGGACCGAGAGACGATCGTACCGGGATCTCCCCCTGCGCCTCGCCGACTTCGGCCGCCTCCACCGCTTCGAGCTGTCGGGGGTCACGGCGGGGCTCTTCCGCGTCCGCTCCTTCTCGCAGGACGACGCGCACGTCTTCTGCACGCCGGAGCAGATCTACCAGGAGGTCTTCTCCGTCACGAAGATGATCCTCGATCTCTACCGCACCTTCGGCTTCGAGAAGGTGGGGATCTTCCTCTCGACGAAGCCCGCGAAGGCCCAGGGGGCCGAGGACGTGTGGGAGAGGGCCGAGGCGATGCTGCGGAAGGCCCTCGCCGATCAGAAGCTCGACTACACGGTCGACGAGGGGGGCGGGAGCTTCTACGGCCCGAAGATCGACTTCTCGGTCACCGACGCCCTCGGGCGAGGGTGGCAGCTCGGCACGATCCAGCTCGACTTCACGCTCCCCGAGAAGTTCGATCTCAAGTACGCGGCGGCCGACGGGAGCGAGGCGCGGCCGGTGATGATCCACCGGGCGGTCTTCGGATCTCTCGAGCGCTTCATCGGCGTCATCGTCGAGCACTTCGGCGGCGCCTTCCCGGTGTGGCTCGCCCCCGTCCAGGTGGCGCTCCTCCCCGTGACCGAGCGCGCCAACGCGTACGCGGCCGAGATCGCCGCGAAGATCCGCGGGAAGGGGTTTCGCGCCGAGATCGACGGGACGAACGAGAAGATCGGCGCGAAGATCCGCACGGCCCAGTTGAACAAGGTCCCGTTCATGCTCATCCTTGGCGACCGGGAGGCGGCCGGTGCGACCGTCTCCGTCAGGAGCCGCAGCGAGGGAGATCGCGGAGCCGCTCCGCTCGACGACTTCGTCGCGCTCCTTTCAGAAGCGGTTCGCACGAAGGCCCTGAAACCCTGA
- a CDS encoding glycosyltransferase family 39 protein, translated as MTGVRPKITCALIGLVAFTVRVLHVLSYDPAPTNDMAVYVDMAVRRLALANLFSPEGICWFPPGYSLFMKPFFLLFERDAALRAIQIAQCALGAWTCLLVGRLATRLHSRRAGLVAALLTCFYPHLLFYSSAWMSENLFTPLYLVSILLVFRAARRDAGGGLYRAGLVTGAAAIVRPVAASVGLLAIVVARRRGRSLRALLPFLLGGLTIVGPLALRNRIAYGHFVAIAPNGAFNLAIGNQADATGHSMDPPSIAGDIWSRMDYFRQSATAFVTNDPWGALYVAMKLKWEAFWEAIPPWPLYSSDPQLFAGENFFPFATWQLAFALGLVGVGALALRRRADWWLTPLALAAYTAFYMLFFGGSRFRLPAETLFLAWAGCGAAALVATVPRLRRATAPQFALAISLGLVVALGSSAVHAASARAFLLAPASRLAAGDQMAVVAKGPPVPIFAARLPVDRSRGRYVRMGFTAYRQGPPRDVPDNGFVKITFYDADGNALGWLDNPKYYLEALPADRWVYIAFKAPIPPAATSCQVTLVPNRASPDTLILDQPILRYARGLDLAFEFEFPYLRYAE; from the coding sequence GTGACGGGAGTCCGGCCGAAGATCACGTGCGCGCTCATCGGCCTCGTCGCGTTCACCGTCCGGGTGCTGCACGTCCTCTCGTACGACCCCGCGCCGACGAACGACATGGCCGTGTACGTGGACATGGCGGTGAGGCGGCTCGCCCTCGCCAACCTCTTCTCCCCGGAAGGGATCTGCTGGTTCCCTCCGGGGTACTCCCTCTTCATGAAGCCCTTCTTCCTCCTCTTCGAGCGCGACGCGGCGCTGCGCGCGATCCAGATCGCGCAGTGCGCCCTCGGGGCGTGGACCTGCCTTCTCGTCGGGCGCCTCGCGACGCGCCTCCACTCGCGGCGCGCGGGGCTCGTCGCCGCGCTCCTCACCTGCTTCTACCCTCATCTCCTCTTCTACTCCAGCGCGTGGATGAGCGAGAACCTCTTCACGCCGCTCTACCTCGTCTCGATCCTGCTCGTCTTCCGCGCCGCGCGGCGTGACGCCGGGGGCGGGCTGTACCGCGCGGGGCTCGTGACCGGCGCCGCCGCCATCGTCCGCCCCGTGGCGGCCTCCGTCGGACTGCTGGCGATCGTCGTCGCCCGGCGGCGCGGAAGATCTCTCCGGGCCCTGCTCCCTTTCCTCCTCGGGGGGCTCACGATCGTCGGGCCGCTCGCGCTCCGGAACCGGATCGCCTACGGGCACTTCGTCGCCATCGCGCCGAACGGGGCCTTCAACCTCGCGATCGGGAACCAGGCGGACGCCACGGGACACTCCATGGACCCGCCGTCGATCGCAGGCGACATCTGGAGCCGGATGGACTACTTCCGGCAGTCGGCGACGGCGTTCGTGACGAACGATCCGTGGGGAGCGCTCTACGTCGCGATGAAGCTGAAGTGGGAGGCCTTCTGGGAGGCGATTCCGCCGTGGCCCCTCTACTCGAGCGATCCGCAGCTCTTCGCCGGAGAGAACTTCTTTCCGTTCGCGACGTGGCAGCTCGCCTTCGCGCTCGGGCTCGTGGGAGTCGGAGCCCTCGCCCTTCGACGGCGCGCCGACTGGTGGCTGACGCCTCTCGCGTTGGCGGCCTACACGGCCTTCTACATGCTCTTCTTCGGAGGATCGAGGTTCCGCCTTCCCGCCGAGACCCTCTTCCTCGCCTGGGCGGGATGCGGCGCCGCGGCGCTCGTCGCGACGGTGCCGCGCCTGCGCCGCGCCACGGCCCCGCAGTTCGCCCTCGCGATATCCCTCGGCCTGGTCGTCGCCCTCGGCTCGAGCGCCGTGCACGCCGCATCCGCGCGCGCGTTCCTCCTGGCTCCCGCGTCGCGGCTCGCGGCGGGAGACCAGATGGCGGTCGTGGCGAAGGGACCGCCCGTCCCGATCTTCGCGGCGCGCCTTCCGGTCGATCGATCGCGCGGGCGCTACGTGCGGATGGGGTTCACCGCCTACCGGCAGGGGCCGCCGCGCGACGTCCCCGACAACGGCTTCGTGAAGATCACGTTCTATGACGCGGACGGGAACGCCCTCGGGTGGCTCGACAACCCGAAGTACTACCTCGAGGCCCTTCCCGCCGATCGGTGGGTCTACATCGCCTTCAAGGCGCCCATCCCTCCGGCGGCGACGTCGTGTCAGGTCACGCTGGTCCCGAATCGCGCCAGCCCCGACACGCTGATCCTCGATCAGCCGATCCTGAGGTACGCGCGGGGGCTCGACCTCGCCTTCGAGTTCGAGTTCCCGTATCTCCGGTACGCGGAGTGA
- a CDS encoding PHP domain-containing protein, whose amino-acid sequence MRRLGAAALAAAFLSATSGLCSAAAGKGDPYAGLKAFSGDIHVHSGLALYRVLDPNNPHSIGTPDEILDAAESRGLDFVVITEHSNNVNDPRGIAWREKTGEVFTLPDGTRTPSEWIYLQSAIARHNRPGRFLAFLGLEYTRGTTETGTPGHKLGIFPGDHLPGYCSNFPHNAGDCLTGADFFRFVKENGGTAVAAHPCSLVTWGPSDWSELDPVMNAMEMMSGKCEFGENGYNDVLTMRKLKIGARGSSDSHHFEVGGNDRTMCFARELTKGAILGAMKANLCYFTDRFPVTLKFSINGAPMGAEIRDDGSGIAVRATAETEWDTDFDHMELIHDGKVAARADCQDEAYAHCALSTFLPSDTAGVYYVAVASQTNRRIAISSPIWVTAAP is encoded by the coding sequence GTGCGCCGGCTCGGCGCGGCGGCCCTCGCGGCAGCGTTCCTTTCGGCGACGTCGGGGCTGTGTTCGGCCGCGGCCGGGAAGGGCGATCCCTACGCGGGGCTCAAGGCGTTCTCCGGGGACATCCACGTCCACTCGGGGCTCGCCCTCTACCGCGTCCTCGATCCGAACAACCCGCATTCGATTGGAACCCCCGACGAAATCCTCGACGCCGCCGAGAGCCGCGGCCTCGACTTCGTCGTCATCACCGAGCACAGCAACAACGTGAACGACCCCCGCGGCATCGCCTGGCGGGAGAAGACCGGCGAGGTCTTCACCCTTCCCGACGGCACGCGAACGCCGAGCGAGTGGATCTACCTCCAGTCGGCGATTGCGCGCCACAACCGGCCCGGGCGATTCCTCGCCTTCCTCGGGCTCGAGTACACGCGCGGGACCACCGAGACGGGGACCCCCGGCCACAAGCTCGGGATCTTCCCGGGGGACCATCTCCCGGGATACTGCTCGAACTTCCCCCACAACGCGGGGGACTGCCTCACCGGCGCCGACTTCTTCAGGTTCGTGAAGGAGAACGGCGGCACGGCCGTCGCCGCGCACCCGTGCTCCCTCGTGACGTGGGGGCCGAGCGACTGGTCCGAGCTCGATCCTGTGATGAACGCGATGGAGATGATGTCGGGGAAGTGCGAGTTCGGCGAGAACGGCTACAACGACGTCCTCACCATGAGGAAGCTGAAGATCGGGGCGCGCGGGAGCAGCGACTCGCACCACTTCGAGGTCGGCGGAAACGACAGGACGATGTGCTTTGCCCGCGAGCTGACGAAGGGCGCGATCCTCGGCGCGATGAAGGCCAACCTCTGTTACTTCACCGATCGCTTTCCGGTCACGCTGAAGTTCAGCATCAACGGCGCGCCGATGGGAGCGGAGATCCGGGACGACGGATCCGGGATCGCGGTCCGGGCCACCGCCGAAACCGAGTGGGACACCGATTTCGATCACATGGAGCTGATCCACGACGGAAAGGTCGCCGCCCGGGCCGACTGCCAGGACGAGGCGTACGCTCACTGCGCCCTGTCGACCTTTCTCCCGTCGGACACCGCGGGGGTCTACTACGTGGCGGTCGCGAGCCAGACGAACCGCCGCATCGCGATCTCGTCCCCGATCTGGGTGACCGCCGCGCCGTGA
- a CDS encoding PIG-L family deacetylase encodes MRGMSIPAARALLIAAAILGAASPIRAEDRPAAPLLVPDRVKSDTVVVLAHPDDEGVVAPLLAREALAGKRRVVAIYLTAGEAGVDRVSAIRGPAFGTMRLTELHWTLDRLGVAMFHVLFRADLPPAADPAAVVTAWDRDRTVRELTRHLRLLRPDRLLTWLPGPASAHGAHIATGALALLAVRAAASSVEYPEQLANEGLRVWRVPETAVFFQADKVSYPAYPIDDGGLEASGVRVEIERVDAYDAGLGRRYADVAREAMREQRSVAAAAGLDRGGSFDAPLKLVHLFEERPAPGTEPLAAIGISFAVSTGQRFFEATTSEIGAPGLLRAFDPEVAIDAAGGTMTVTCAAADALRVDGTVSLSVPEGWSAAPASRLLALDPHASTELLFEVKPSPSGTYGRVEIRVMSRGRASKLLASAAAVLKVTGPSR; translated from the coding sequence GTGCGCGGCATGTCGATCCCCGCGGCGCGCGCCCTGCTCATCGCCGCCGCGATTCTCGGAGCCGCTTCCCCGATCCGAGCGGAAGATCGTCCTGCGGCGCCGCTTCTCGTTCCCGATCGCGTCAAGTCCGACACCGTCGTCGTCCTCGCGCACCCGGACGACGAAGGAGTCGTCGCCCCGCTCCTCGCGCGCGAGGCGCTGGCCGGGAAGCGGCGCGTCGTCGCCATCTATCTCACGGCCGGGGAGGCGGGGGTCGACCGCGTCTCGGCGATTCGCGGCCCGGCCTTCGGCACGATGCGCCTCACCGAGCTGCACTGGACGCTCGATCGGCTCGGGGTCGCGATGTTCCACGTTCTTTTTCGCGCCGACCTCCCTCCCGCGGCGGATCCGGCCGCGGTCGTGACGGCGTGGGATAGGGATCGAACCGTTCGCGAGCTGACGCGCCATCTGAGGCTTCTCCGCCCCGATCGCCTCCTGACGTGGCTGCCGGGGCCGGCGTCGGCGCACGGGGCCCACATCGCCACGGGCGCGCTCGCGCTCCTCGCGGTGCGGGCGGCGGCCTCCTCCGTGGAGTACCCGGAGCAGCTCGCGAACGAAGGGCTTCGCGTGTGGCGCGTCCCGGAGACGGCGGTCTTCTTCCAGGCCGACAAGGTCTCGTACCCGGCGTATCCGATCGACGACGGGGGGCTCGAGGCCTCCGGCGTGCGCGTCGAGATCGAGCGCGTCGATGCGTACGATGCCGGGCTCGGCCGCCGCTACGCCGACGTCGCGCGTGAGGCGATGAGAGAGCAGCGGTCGGTCGCCGCGGCGGCCGGGCTCGACAGGGGAGGGAGCTTCGATGCGCCGCTGAAGCTCGTCCATCTGTTCGAGGAGAGGCCGGCACCCGGCACGGAGCCTTTGGCCGCCATCGGGATCTCGTTTGCGGTCTCGACCGGCCAGCGGTTCTTCGAGGCGACGACGAGTGAGATTGGCGCGCCGGGCCTCCTCCGCGCCTTCGATCCCGAAGTCGCCATCGATGCGGCCGGCGGGACGATGACCGTCACCTGCGCCGCCGCCGACGCGTTGCGAGTGGATGGAACCGTCTCGCTCTCCGTCCCCGAAGGGTGGAGCGCGGCCCCGGCGTCCCGACTGCTCGCTCTCGACCCCCACGCATCAACGGAGCTCTTGTTTGAAGTGAAGCCCTCCCCCTCGGGGACCTACGGGCGGGTGGAGATCCGCGTGATGAGCCGGGGGCGGGCCTCGAAGCTCCTGGCGAGCGCGGCGGCGGTCCTCAAGGTGACCGGGCCTTCACGATGA
- a CDS encoding class I SAM-dependent methyltransferase — MKPSAHKDEAEFHDAWASDLKPEDVPVRESFEAATSPENRRILRWLGPLQGLKLLDIGCGAGESAVYFSLMGADVTAIDISPGMIALAGRTASLHGVAPNLMVMPADDMTFPDATFDVVYGANVLHHVDKVRCLDHVARVLKPGGRGAFVDPLAHNPVINLYRWMASAVRSEDETPLRMADLEIFRERFRQVEHAEFWLFSLWIFVRFYLIERVHPARERYWKKILTDHARLAPSFLRLARWDERAMMIAPFLGRYCWNIAVMVTR; from the coding sequence GTGAAGCCGAGCGCCCACAAAGACGAAGCCGAGTTCCACGACGCGTGGGCGAGCGACCTCAAGCCCGAGGATGTCCCCGTGCGGGAATCGTTCGAGGCGGCCACGTCGCCCGAGAACCGGCGCATCCTCCGCTGGCTGGGCCCGCTGCAGGGGCTGAAGCTGCTGGACATCGGATGCGGAGCCGGAGAATCGGCGGTCTACTTCTCACTCATGGGCGCGGACGTGACGGCGATCGACATCTCGCCCGGGATGATCGCCCTGGCGGGGCGCACGGCCAGCCTCCACGGCGTGGCACCCAACCTCATGGTCATGCCAGCGGACGACATGACCTTCCCCGACGCGACGTTCGACGTCGTGTACGGCGCCAATGTCCTCCACCACGTGGACAAGGTGAGATGCCTCGATCACGTCGCGCGCGTGCTCAAGCCTGGTGGGCGCGGGGCGTTCGTGGATCCTCTGGCCCACAATCCCGTCATCAACCTCTACCGCTGGATGGCCAGCGCTGTTCGCAGCGAGGACGAGACGCCGCTGAGGATGGCGGATCTGGAAATCTTCCGCGAGCGCTTTCGGCAGGTCGAGCACGCCGAGTTCTGGCTCTTCTCCCTGTGGATCTTCGTGAGGTTCTATCTGATCGAGAGGGTCCACCCGGCGCGGGAGCGGTACTGGAAGAAAATCCTGACGGACCACGCGCGCCTTGCACCGAGCTTCCTCAGGCTCGCCCGCTGGGACGAGCGCGCGATGATGATCGCCCCCTTCCTGGGGCGCTACTGCTGGAACATCGCGGTCATGGTCACCCGGTAG
- a CDS encoding glycosyltransferase family 2 protein, which produces MTVEPLSRRHRLSIVIPMLNEEAALPALFAALRHVRDSQGDFSCEFILVDDGSWDRTADALDAAAADPDFKIIHLSRNFGQQAAISAGIDHADGDALVIADADLQDPLTLVPEMMRKFAEGYDVVNSVRTRRQGESFYKRRTAALFYWLMGRLTSSHLPVLQGDFRLMSRRVVGVLKRLPERHRYIRGLVAWAGFRQTSIPYERPVRTAGETHYSNSRMVALALDAILSFSWLPLRAAFLLGLVCMALSGAFLFVNLILWIFTDLPVKGWLSLASLIVLMGGLNLVMAGVMGEYVGRIFDEAKGRPRYIVSATCNIAGPPRP; this is translated from the coding sequence ATGACGGTCGAGCCGCTTTCCAGGCGGCACCGTCTGTCCATCGTCATCCCGATGCTGAACGAAGAGGCCGCGCTGCCGGCTCTCTTCGCCGCCCTCCGCCACGTCCGCGACAGCCAGGGCGACTTCTCATGCGAGTTCATCCTCGTCGACGACGGGAGCTGGGACCGCACGGCGGACGCGCTCGATGCGGCCGCCGCGGATCCCGACTTCAAAATCATCCATCTGTCCCGCAATTTCGGGCAGCAGGCGGCCATCAGCGCCGGGATCGATCACGCGGACGGCGACGCGCTGGTCATCGCCGACGCCGATCTTCAGGATCCGCTCACGCTCGTCCCCGAAATGATGCGGAAGTTCGCCGAAGGGTACGACGTCGTCAACAGCGTCCGCACACGGCGTCAGGGAGAGTCGTTCTACAAGCGCAGGACGGCGGCGCTGTTCTACTGGCTCATGGGACGCCTGACGTCTTCGCACCTGCCCGTCCTGCAGGGCGACTTCCGCCTCATGAGCCGGCGTGTCGTCGGGGTCCTCAAGCGACTCCCGGAGCGTCACCGTTACATTCGCGGGCTGGTCGCCTGGGCGGGGTTCAGGCAGACATCCATCCCCTACGAGCGGCCGGTCCGGACGGCGGGCGAGACCCACTACAGCAACTCCCGGATGGTCGCGCTCGCTCTCGACGCGATCCTCTCCTTCTCGTGGCTGCCCCTGAGGGCGGCTTTTCTGCTCGGTCTCGTCTGCATGGCCCTCAGCGGCGCCTTTCTCTTCGTGAACCTCATCCTGTGGATCTTCACCGACCTGCCGGTGAAGGGCTGGCTCAGCCTGGCATCGCTCATCGTGCTGATGGGCGGGCTCAACCTCGTGATGGCCGGGGTGATGGGAGAGTACGTGGGTCGGATCTTCGACGAGGCGAAGGGTCGACCTCGCTACATCGTCTCCGCCACGTGCAACATCGCGGGGCCGCCACGACCGTGA